The genomic DNA CGCGAGCAGGCCGGCGCCGAGGGCTGGCAGCAGGCCGCCGAAGAGTCGGCGGCGGGTGGGGGTTGCCATGAGGTGTCACCCTTCTCGTTGAGAGCGCTCTCTGGCGGGATCCTAGGGGCGGCTTTCAAGTCATGGCAATGTCAAAGAGCCAAGTTCTTTCCCCGTGCGGGCGAAGGGCCCTGACGGAACCTCATCGTTCGCATCCGGCGTTCAGGTGTCGAACAAGGGTTGAGAGCGCTCTCCAATCCGAGAGAGAACTTCCGGACACCCGGCGCGTGACGCGGGTCACAACGGGGCAGTACTCCTAGTCTCACGGTCACACCGCTGCTGCGAGGGAGTCCGCCATGAGTCGAGTCGTACGTGCCGCTCTGTTCCAGACCGCGTGGACGGGGGACAAGGAGACGATGATCGCGGCGCACGAGCGGGCGGCGCGCGAGGCCGCCGCCCAGGGTGCCCGGGTGATCGGCTTCCAGGAGGTCTTCAACGCGCCGTACTTCTGCCAGGTCCAGGAGCCCGAGCACTACGGCTGGGCCGAGCCGGTGCCGGACGGCCCGACCGTCCGGCGGATGAGCGCGCTCGCCAAGGAGCTGGGCCTGGTGATCGTGGTGCCGGTGTACGAGGTCGAGCAGTCCGGCTTCTACTACAACACCGCGGCCGTGATCGACGCCGACGGCAGCTACCTCGGCAAGTACCGCAAGCACCACATCCCGCAGGTCAAGGGCTTCTGGGAGAAGTACTACTTCAAGCCCGGCAACCTGGGCTGGCCGGTGTTCGACACCGCGGTCGGCAAGGTCGGCGTGTACATCTGCTACGACCGGCACTTCCCGGAGGGCTGGCGGGCGCTCGGCATGGCCGGCGCCGAGATCGTCTACAACCCCTCGGCGACCAGCCGCGGCCTGTCCGCGTACCTGTGGCAGCTGGAGCAGCCGGCCGCCGCCGTCGCCAACGAGTACTACGTGGCGGCGATCAACCGGGTCGGCGTCGAGGAGTACGGCGACAACGACTTCTACGGCACCAGCTACTTCGTCGACCCGCGCGGCCAGTTCGTCGGCGAGGTCGCCTCCGACAAGGACGAGGAGCTGGTCGTCCGCGACCTCGACCTGGACCTGATCGACCAGGTCCGCCGGCAGTGGGCCTTCTACCGCGACCGCCGGCCGGACGCCTACGGTCCGCTGACCGAGGCGTGAGGGGAGCAGCCGTGACCCGTACCGTGATCCGCGGCGGCCTGGTGGTCACCGCGGCCGAGGAGATGCACGCCGACGTCCTGATCGAGGGCGAGCGGGTGGTGGCGCTGGCGGCCTTCGGGACGTCCGCGGCCGAGGGCTGGACGGCGGACCGCGAGATCGACGCCCGCGGGCTGTACGTGATCCCCGGCGGCGTCGACGCGCACACCCACATGGAGCTGCCGTTCGGCGGCACCTCCGCCTCCGACACCTTCGAGACCGGCACCCGGGCCGCCGCCTGGGGCGGCACCACCACGATCGTGGACTTCGCCGTGCAGGGCGTCGGCGCCACCCTGCGGGCCGGGCTGGACGCCTGGCACGCGAAGGCCGACGGCAACTGCGCGATCGACTACGGCTTCCACATGATCCTGGCCGACGTCAACGAGCACAGCCTGAAGGAGATGGACCTGCTGGTCGCGGAGGGGGTGAGCTCCTTCAAGCTGTTCATGGCCTACCCGGGCGTGTTCTACAGCGACGACGGGCGGATCCTGCGGGCCATGCAGCGCGGCGCCGACAACGGCGGCCTGGTCATGATGCACGCCGAGAACGGCCTGGCCATCGACGTGCTGGTCGAGCAGGCGCTGGCCGCCGGGCACACCGACCCGCGCTACCACGGCGAGGTCCGCCGGGAGCTGCTGGAGGCCGAGGCGGTCCACCGCGCGATCAAGCTCTCCCAGGTGGCCGGCTCCCCGCTGTACGTGGTGCACGTCTCCGCCGCCTCCGCGGTCGCCGAGCTCGCCGCCGCCCGCGACCAGGGCCTCAACGTCTTCGGCGAGACCTGCCCGCAGTACCTGTACCTGTCGACCGACAACCTCGCCGAGCCCGGCTTCGAGGGCGCCAAGTACGTCTGCTCCACCCCGCTGCGGCCCAAGGAGCACCAGGCGGCGCTCTGGAGGGGCCTGCGGACCAACGACCTTCAGGTGGTCTCCACCGACCACTGCCCGTTCTGCTTCGTCGGGCAGAAGGAGCTCGGCCGCGGCGACTTTTCGAAGATCCCCAACGGCCTGCCGGGCGTCGAGAACCGGATGGACCTGCTGCACCAGGCCGTCGTCGACGGCCACCTCTCGCGCCGCCGCTGGATCGAGATCGCCTGCGCCACCCCCGCCCGGATGTTCGGCCTCTACCCGCGCAAGGGCACCATCGCCCCCGGCGCCGACGCCGACATCGTGCTGTACGACCCCTCCGCCACCCAGACGCTGTCCGCCCGGACCCACCACATGAACGTCGACTACTCGGCGTACGAGGGCCGGCAGCTCACCGGCCGGGTCCGCACCGTGCTCTCCCGCGGCACCGTGGTGGTCGACGGCGACCGCTGGCTCGGCCGGGCCGGCCACGGCCGCTTCCAGCCGCGCGCCACCTGCCAGTACCTCATCTGACCCACCCCGCAAGGAGATCAGTGGACATCGGACTCGTCCTCCAGGCCGACCCGCCCGCACGACTGCTCATCGACCGGATGAAACGGGCGGAGGCGGCCGGCTTCAGCCACGGCTGGACCTTCGACTCGGTGGTGCTCTGGCAGGAGCCCTTCGTCATCTACAGCCGGATCCTCGCCGAGACCACCCGGCTCACCGTCGGCCCCATGGTCACCAACCCCGCCACCCGCACCTGGGAGGTCACCGCCTCCCTGTTCGCGACCCTCAACGACATGTACGGCAACCGGACGGTCTGCGGCATCGGCCGCGGCGACTCCGCGCAGCGCGTGGCGGGCCGCAAGCCCGCCTCGCTGGACCGGCTCTCCCAGGCCATGCGCGCCGTCAAGGCGCTCGCCGAGGGGCGCAGCGTCGAGATCGACGGCACCGAGCTGCACATCCCCTGGGTGCAGCCGGGCGCCGAACTGCCGATCTGGATGGGCGCGTACGGCCCGAAGGCGCTCGCCCTGTGCGGCCGCGAGGCGGACGGGTTCATCCTGCAGCTCGCCGACCCGTACCTCACCGAGTGGATGGTGAAGGCCGTCCGGGCGGCCGCCGTCGAGGCCGGGCGCGACCCCGCCTCGGTCACCGTCTGCGTGGCCGCGCCGGCGTACGTCACCGCCGACGACTCGCCGGAGGCGATGGCGCACGCCCGCGAGCAGTGCCGCTGGTTCGGCGGCATGGTCGGCAACCACGTCGCCGACCTGGTCGCCCGCTACGGCGAGCATTCCGGCCTGGTGCCGGACGCCCTCACCGCCTACATCAAGGACCGGCAGGGCTACGACTACAGCCACCACGGCCGGGTCGACAACCCCGACACCGCGTTCGTCCCCGACGAGATCGTCGACCGCTTCTGCCTGATCGGCCCGGTGGAGACGCACCTGGAGCGGCTGGAGGAGCTGCGGGCCCTGGGCGTCGACCAGTTCGCGGTCTACGCGATGCACGACGCCGTCGAGTCCACCATCGACGCGTACGGCGCGAGCGTCGTCCCGGCGTTCCGCTGACCGGCCGCCCGGTCGGGTCCGTGCGCCACGGACCCGACCGGGGGTCACTCCGACCCGAGCGGCCCGTCCAGGATCCGCCCGTCCAGGATCCGCCCGTCCGTCGTGCCGACCAGCAGCCTTCCGCCACCCGGCGCGGCCAGCGACAGCGGCACCACCGGAAGGCCGTCGACCGTCAGCCGCCCGCGGTGGCGCACCGAGCCGTCGTGGCGGTCCAGGACCACCAACTCGCCGTCGGCGATGCCCGCGTACACGTGCTCCGGGTCGGCGGCGACGGCCAGGACGTGGCGGTCGGCGGTGAACACCCACGTCGCCTCGCCGTCGGGGAGCCGGCGGCGGACCACGAAGGCGTTGCCGGGCAGCAGTCCGGCCCCGTCGTGCACCGCTCCGGCGTGCACCAGCGCCGCCCCGCCGCCGTCCTCGTCGAGGTGGACGCCCGGCCCGCCGAACAGGTGGCCACGACGTGTCCGGTCCCACTCCAGGGGGAAGAGCAGGCGCATCCGCCGCCGCTCGGGATCCAGCGCGGCGACCTCCTTGCCCGCGACGCCGTGCCGCCCGCCGCCCACCAGGAACAGCAGCTCCGGGCAGTCGCGGACGTCGAACCAGTGGTTGAACAGGTCGTACCGGCCCACGCCGAGCGAGTCGAGCTCGGCGCCGGAGTCCGGCGCGAGCAGCCGCACCCGGGGGCTCTTCTCCCCGTGGTCGGAGTCCCGGGCCGCCAGGCGCCCGTCGCGGCTCGCGGCCAGCACCGCCGGAGCGGCCGGCTCCACGGCGGCCAGCGTCCGCCCGTCCTCCAGCGACAGCCGCTCCACCAGTGCCGGGCGCGCCCGCCATCCCTCGCCCGGGAGCCACCGGGCCCGGCGCGGGGTGGTCACCCACGCCGACCGGCGGTCGGGTGCCAGGAGCAGCTGGCGGCCGCCGTCCGGATCGGGCAGCGACCACTGCACCTCGCCCGACGGCAGTCGGCACTCGGCCCGCACTCCGTCCAGCACGGCGACGGTCCGGCCGTCCGGCAGGACCTCCACCGCCCAGACCTGGCGGCGCGGTGTCCATTCCTCGCCGTGCGCCGAACACAGCGCGGCGAGCAGCGCCTCGGCGGCCGGGCCCTCCTCGGGCCGGGCGCACGGCACCCGCGGACCGGTCTGCCGACCCGGCGGGACCATCCGCGGTCGGGCGGCGGTCCAGTCCTCGCACGCGATCGCGACCGCGTGGCCCACCCGGTGCGCGGCGTCGTCCTCGTAGTCGTCGTACGGCGCCAGCACGGCCTCCAGGACCCGCGCGTCGCGCCAGCGCACCGAGCGGACCTCCCGGCAGCCCTCCAGCAGCGGCACGCTCTCCCCGGTCGCCAGGTCGACCAGCAGCAGCTCGCCCTCGAAGGAGTAGCCGCCGTCGTAGCACCCGGTGCCGACGGCGGCGAGCGGGAGCTCGGGGTGGAGCGCGACCGCGTTGACCGGCCACCGGGAGTCGGCCAGGGCCCGGCAGCGCAGACCGACCAGGTCGAACACGCCGATCCGGTAGCGGCGCACCGCGCCGGCGTCGCGGCCCTGCCACTGGAGGGCGCCGAGACTGCCGCCGACCACGACCACGCCGTGGTCGTCGCTGCGCTCGGCCACGCTCGGCCGCCCGATCTGCGCGAACGGACGGTCACCGAGCACCCGGTCGACGGAGTACCGGGCCATCAGTCGGCCACCAGGCGGTCGGCGCCGAACGCGGTGGTGGTGCGGCCGCGTTCGCGCTGGCGGCGGACGACGTAGCGGCCCGGGGCGATGCCGGTGCCGCCGTGCTCGGGGTGGATCAGGTAGGCGACGGCGGTGGTCTCCAGCAGGCCGAGGGCGAGCCGCAGCGGGTCGCGGACGGAGGTGGTCCAGCGGCAGGTGCCGGGGTCGGCGACCAGGGTGTGCGGGTTGCCGCCGCCGGCGCCGCGCAGCAGCTCGACGCCGTCCGGTGGGACGTCCTGCCAGACGGTCCACGAGGTGTCGGTGACGGTGGGCACCAGGTGGTGCGGGACGACGATCAGGTCGCCCTGCGCCTGGAGCCCGTCCACCACCGGGACGGTCAGTTCCCGTTCCAGGTGGTCGAGGACGTCGAGGCCGGTGCGGGCGGTGAGCTGGGCCAGGGTCATGGTCATGGGGTTCACCTCTCGGTCGGGGTTCAGGTGCGGCGGACGAGCGTGGCGTACTGCGCCCCGCTCAGCCCGTACGACCAGCCGGCCGCCGCCAGCGCGTCGTCGAAGTGCGGTGGTACGGCCAGGCCGTAGCGTCTGCGCCGGCCGTCCGGCTCGGCGGAGCCGTTGACGGCGAGCAGCAGCCGGGCGGGCACCGGCGCCGCCTCCCGGGGGAGGTCGTACAGGCGCAGGCGGAAGCCCGGGTTGCCCGGGTCGGGGGCCTCGGCCAGCAGCCGCAGCCCGGCCAGCCCGATGTACGCGTCCCAGCCGAGCCGCTCGATCGCGCAGCGACGGACCTCGACGTTCGGTTCGGCGTGGATCAGTTCCACCGTCGGCCCGGTCACCACCCACTCCGGCACCGGCGTGCCGTGCACGACGTACAGCGCCGCGCCGTCCGCGAAGCGCACGGCCGGGCCGTCGGCCCGGTGCAGCCGCCGCTCGCCGTGGTGGGCGTGGGCGAGCGGCTCGGTGTGCACGGCGGCGGGCCGCTCGGCGAGCACGCAGTGGGTCGCGTCGGGCCACCACCAGCCGGTGCTGCGGGCGAGTTCGGCCCACGGGCCGAGCAGCCGGAGGTCGTCGGGGTCGAAGCGGGCCAGTCCGGCGCGGGCGAGGACGTCGTACGGGCCGACCCAGGCGGCGTCGTGCTGCCCGTACCAGGTCGTCCCGGAAGCCGCGGTGCCGAGCAGCGCGGTGCGCAGCGGCCCGCGGACCGCGTCGCCCAGCGTGCCGGACAGCGCTTCGCGCACCGCGACGTCGGCCAGTACGTCCGGGTCGACGCCGGCGGCGAGGGCGGCCCGCGGCGGCTGCGTCCGGGCCAGCTGCCGGGCCGGCGCCGGCGTGCCCCAGGTGGTGGCGGGCCGGCCGCGGACCCGGGCGTCCAGCCGCTCCCGCAGGGCGGACTGGAGTGCGGCGAGCCGGGAGGCGAGCGGCCAG from Kitasatospora terrestris includes the following:
- a CDS encoding nitrilase-related carbon-nitrogen hydrolase, whose translation is MSRVVRAALFQTAWTGDKETMIAAHERAAREAAAQGARVIGFQEVFNAPYFCQVQEPEHYGWAEPVPDGPTVRRMSALAKELGLVIVVPVYEVEQSGFYYNTAAVIDADGSYLGKYRKHHIPQVKGFWEKYYFKPGNLGWPVFDTAVGKVGVYICYDRHFPEGWRALGMAGAEIVYNPSATSRGLSAYLWQLEQPAAAVANEYYVAAINRVGVEEYGDNDFYGTSYFVDPRGQFVGEVASDKDEELVVRDLDLDLIDQVRRQWAFYRDRRPDAYGPLTEA
- the hydA gene encoding dihydropyrimidinase, whose protein sequence is MTRTVIRGGLVVTAAEEMHADVLIEGERVVALAAFGTSAAEGWTADREIDARGLYVIPGGVDAHTHMELPFGGTSASDTFETGTRAAAWGGTTTIVDFAVQGVGATLRAGLDAWHAKADGNCAIDYGFHMILADVNEHSLKEMDLLVAEGVSSFKLFMAYPGVFYSDDGRILRAMQRGADNGGLVMMHAENGLAIDVLVEQALAAGHTDPRYHGEVRRELLEAEAVHRAIKLSQVAGSPLYVVHVSAASAVAELAAARDQGLNVFGETCPQYLYLSTDNLAEPGFEGAKYVCSTPLRPKEHQAALWRGLRTNDLQVVSTDHCPFCFVGQKELGRGDFSKIPNGLPGVENRMDLLHQAVVDGHLSRRRWIEIACATPARMFGLYPRKGTIAPGADADIVLYDPSATQTLSARTHHMNVDYSAYEGRQLTGRVRTVLSRGTVVVDGDRWLGRAGHGRFQPRATCQYLI
- a CDS encoding TIGR03842 family LLM class F420-dependent oxidoreductase, coding for MDIGLVLQADPPARLLIDRMKRAEAAGFSHGWTFDSVVLWQEPFVIYSRILAETTRLTVGPMVTNPATRTWEVTASLFATLNDMYGNRTVCGIGRGDSAQRVAGRKPASLDRLSQAMRAVKALAEGRSVEIDGTELHIPWVQPGAELPIWMGAYGPKALALCGREADGFILQLADPYLTEWMVKAVRAAAVEAGRDPASVTVCVAAPAYVTADDSPEAMAHAREQCRWFGGMVGNHVADLVARYGEHSGLVPDALTAYIKDRQGYDYSHHGRVDNPDTAFVPDEIVDRFCLIGPVETHLERLEELRALGVDQFAVYAMHDAVESTIDAYGASVVPAFR
- a CDS encoding DUF6745 domain-containing protein, with the protein product MTGRTPAGRAPRTPLPDRLATALALREEWLRHGLAAAPADRPRAEAAVRELYALAGTPPPRFTWVDSPAAARPLLPGTRTPRFAETARLRPADWPLASRLAALQSALRERLDARVRGRPATTWGTPAPARQLARTQPPRAALAAGVDPDVLADVAVREALSGTLGDAVRGPLRTALLGTAASGTTWYGQHDAAWVGPYDVLARAGLARFDPDDLRLLGPWAELARSTGWWWPDATHCVLAERPAAVHTEPLAHAHHGERRLHRADGPAVRFADGAALYVVHGTPVPEWVVTGPTVELIHAEPNVEVRRCAIERLGWDAYIGLAGLRLLAEAPDPGNPGFRLRLYDLPREAAPVPARLLLAVNGSAEPDGRRRRYGLAVPPHFDDALAAAGWSYGLSGAQYATLVRRT